From Micromonospora rhizosphaerae, the proteins below share one genomic window:
- a CDS encoding DEAD/DEAH box helicase produces the protein MSSAPTPTDPTATDDGSTFADLGLRTELLAALSALGYEEPTPIQREAIPPLLAGRDLLGQAATGTGKTAAFALPLLQRMPDERTGGDPVALVLVPTRELAVQVSEAFHRYGKDLGARVLPIYGGQPIGRQLRALDMGVDVVVATPGRALDHIARGTLRLGSLATVVLDEADEMLDMGFAEDIEAILEHAPEQRQTVLFSATMPSRIDGLARQHLNDPVRIQIGREQPAAGAQPRVRQSAYMVTRGHKPAALGRVLDVESPTAAIVFCRSREEVDRLTETMNGRGYRAEALHGGMSQEQRDRVMGRLRAGTADLLVATDVAARGLDIEQLTHVVNYDVPSAPESYVHRIGRVGRAGREGVAITLAEPREHRMLKTIERVTGQRISVDKIPTVADLRARRLELTQAAMRESLLEDNLEPFRVIVESLTDEFDMMEVALAAVKLAHEATSPGPAEEEEEIPQVAVRPPREARQYDGRGAERRGRPRPGGTTQVFIGLGRRAGVRPQDLVGAITGETGVSGRDIGSIEIADRFSLVEVPYGVADEVIAGLRGSTIKGRKATVRLDRDGGGGFDGRDRRERRDRDFAAGGRRERG, from the coding sequence ATGAGTTCCGCACCCACACCGACCGACCCCACCGCGACCGACGACGGGAGCACCTTCGCAGATCTCGGGCTGCGCACCGAGTTGCTGGCCGCGCTCTCCGCCCTCGGCTACGAGGAGCCGACCCCGATTCAGCGGGAGGCCATCCCGCCGCTGCTGGCCGGCCGGGACCTGCTGGGGCAGGCGGCGACCGGTACGGGCAAGACGGCCGCGTTCGCCCTGCCGCTGCTGCAGCGGATGCCGGACGAGCGGACCGGCGGTGATCCGGTGGCGCTGGTGCTGGTGCCCACCCGGGAACTGGCGGTGCAGGTCTCCGAGGCGTTCCACCGGTACGGCAAGGACCTCGGCGCCCGGGTGCTGCCGATCTACGGCGGTCAGCCGATCGGCCGTCAGCTGCGCGCCCTGGACATGGGCGTGGACGTGGTGGTGGCGACCCCGGGCCGGGCCCTGGACCACATCGCCCGGGGCACCCTGCGGCTGGGTTCGCTGGCGACGGTGGTGCTGGACGAGGCGGACGAGATGCTCGACATGGGCTTCGCCGAGGACATCGAGGCGATCCTGGAGCACGCGCCCGAGCAGCGGCAGACCGTGCTCTTCTCGGCCACCATGCCGTCGCGGATCGACGGGCTGGCGCGTCAGCACCTGAACGATCCGGTGCGCATCCAGATCGGCCGGGAGCAGCCGGCGGCCGGTGCGCAGCCCCGGGTGCGGCAGAGCGCGTACATGGTCACCCGGGGGCACAAGCCGGCGGCGCTGGGCCGGGTGCTGGACGTGGAGTCCCCCACCGCGGCGATCGTCTTCTGCCGCAGCCGCGAGGAGGTGGACCGGCTCACCGAGACGATGAACGGCCGCGGCTACCGGGCCGAGGCACTGCACGGCGGGATGAGCCAGGAGCAGCGCGACCGGGTGATGGGCCGGCTCCGGGCGGGCACCGCCGACCTGCTGGTGGCCACCGACGTGGCGGCCCGGGGGTTGGACATCGAGCAGCTCACCCACGTGGTCAACTACGACGTGCCGTCGGCGCCCGAGTCGTACGTGCACCGGATCGGCCGGGTCGGTCGGGCCGGCCGGGAGGGGGTGGCGATCACCCTCGCCGAGCCGCGCGAGCACCGGATGCTCAAGACCATCGAGCGGGTCACCGGGCAGCGGATCAGCGTCGACAAGATCCCCACCGTGGCCGACCTGCGGGCCCGGCGGTTGGAGCTGACCCAGGCGGCGATGCGGGAGAGCCTGCTCGAAGACAACCTGGAGCCGTTCCGGGTGATCGTCGAGTCGCTGACCGACGAGTTCGACATGATGGAGGTCGCGCTCGCGGCGGTGAAGCTGGCCCACGAGGCCACCTCGCCGGGCCCCGCCGAGGAGGAGGAGGAGATCCCGCAGGTCGCGGTCCGCCCGCCGCGGGAGGCCCGACAGTACGACGGCCGCGGCGCGGAGCGGCGCGGTCGACCCCGCCCGGGCGGCACCACCCAGGTCTTCATCGGGCTGGGCCGGCGCGCCGGGGTCCGGCCGCAGGACCTGGTCGGGGCGATCACCGGGGAGACCGGGGTGAGCGGGCGGGACATCGGCTCGATCGAGATCGCCGACCGGTTCTCCCTGGTCGAGGTGCCGTACGGGGTCGCCGACGAGGTGATCGCGGGGCTGCGCGGCAGCACCATCAAGGGCCGTAAGGCGACGGTCCGCCTGGATCGTGACGGCGGCGGCGGCTTCGACGGCCGCGACCGACGTGAGCGCCGGGACCGGGACTTCGCGGCCGGCGGTCGCCGCGAGCGCGGCTGA
- the lon gene encoding endopeptidase La produces the protein MATLPVLPLTDAVLLPGMVIPVTLDPTTQAAVDAARATGDRKLLAVPRIDGEYGSVGAVATIEKVGRLPSGEPAAVIRGLARARIGSGVPGPGAALWVEATELDEPAPAGKARELAREYRALMTSVLQQRGAWQVIDAMERMTDLSELADAAGYAPWLTLAQKTELLAAPDVTARLELLVGWAKDHLAEQEVTEQINSDVREGLEKSQREFLLRQQLAAIRKELGEDEPDGSADYRSRVEAADLPEKVREAALREVGKLERASDASPEAGWIRTWLDTVLEMPWSTRTEDNTDLAAARAVLDADHAGLADVKDRILEYLAVRNRRAERNLGVVGGRGSGAVLALAGPPGVGKTSLGESIARALGRNFVRVSLGGVRDEAEIRGHRRTYVGALPGRIVRALREAGSMNPVVLLDEVDKLAVGYSGDPAAALLEVLDPAQNHTFRDHYLEVDLDLSDVLFLATANVVETIPGPLLDRMELVTLDGYTEDEKVAIARDHLLPRQRERAGLTADEVTVADEALARIAGEYTREAGVRQLERALAKILRKVAVALASDPAPVRVDTDNLARYLGRPKFTPESAERTAVPGVATGLAVTGAGGDVLFIEATSMEGEPGLTLTGQLGDVMKESAHIALSYLRSNGRRLGLDPNALAGRRIHLHVPAGAVPKDGPSAGITMVTALASLASGRPVRPEFGMTGEVTLSGRVLPIGGVKQKLLAAHRAGLTEVIIPARNEPDLDDLPTEVREALTIHTLADVADVLALALRPADVDAETLGGQPLAAA, from the coding sequence ATGGCAACTCTTCCGGTACTTCCCCTGACCGACGCCGTCCTGCTGCCGGGCATGGTCATCCCGGTGACCCTCGACCCGACCACCCAGGCAGCGGTCGACGCGGCCCGCGCCACCGGCGACAGGAAGCTCCTGGCCGTGCCCCGCATCGACGGCGAGTACGGCTCCGTCGGCGCGGTCGCCACCATCGAGAAGGTGGGCCGGCTGCCCAGCGGCGAGCCCGCCGCCGTGATCCGCGGCCTGGCCCGGGCCCGGATCGGCTCCGGCGTCCCCGGCCCCGGCGCCGCCCTCTGGGTCGAGGCGACCGAACTCGACGAACCCGCCCCGGCCGGCAAGGCCCGGGAACTCGCCCGTGAGTACCGCGCGCTGATGACGTCCGTCCTCCAGCAGCGCGGCGCATGGCAGGTCATCGACGCCATGGAGCGGATGACCGACCTCTCCGAGCTGGCCGACGCGGCCGGCTACGCGCCCTGGCTCACCCTGGCGCAGAAGACCGAGCTGCTCGCCGCGCCGGACGTCACCGCCCGGCTGGAACTCCTCGTCGGCTGGGCGAAGGACCACCTGGCCGAGCAGGAGGTCACCGAGCAGATCAACAGCGACGTCCGCGAGGGGCTGGAGAAGTCCCAGCGGGAGTTCCTGCTCCGTCAGCAGCTCGCCGCGATTCGCAAGGAGCTCGGCGAGGACGAGCCGGACGGCTCCGCCGACTACCGGTCCCGGGTCGAGGCCGCCGACCTGCCCGAGAAGGTACGCGAGGCGGCGCTGCGCGAGGTCGGCAAGCTGGAGCGGGCCAGCGACGCGTCCCCGGAGGCGGGCTGGATCCGTACCTGGCTCGACACGGTGCTGGAGATGCCGTGGAGCACGCGTACCGAGGACAACACCGACCTGGCCGCGGCCCGGGCGGTGCTCGACGCCGACCACGCCGGCCTGGCCGATGTTAAGGACCGCATCCTGGAGTACCTCGCGGTGCGCAACCGCCGGGCCGAGCGCAACCTCGGCGTGGTGGGCGGCCGTGGCTCCGGCGCGGTGCTCGCCCTCGCCGGCCCGCCCGGCGTCGGCAAGACCAGCCTCGGCGAGTCGATCGCCCGGGCGCTCGGCCGCAACTTCGTCCGGGTCTCCCTCGGCGGTGTCCGCGACGAGGCGGAGATCCGCGGCCACCGGCGCACCTACGTCGGCGCGCTGCCCGGCCGGATCGTCCGCGCCCTGCGCGAGGCCGGCTCGATGAACCCGGTCGTGCTCCTCGACGAGGTCGACAAGCTGGCCGTCGGCTACTCCGGCGACCCGGCCGCGGCCCTGCTGGAGGTGCTCGACCCGGCGCAGAACCACACCTTCCGGGACCATTACCTGGAGGTCGACCTCGACCTGTCCGACGTGCTCTTCCTGGCCACCGCCAACGTGGTGGAGACCATCCCCGGCCCGCTGCTGGACCGGATGGAGCTGGTCACCCTGGACGGCTACACCGAGGACGAGAAGGTGGCCATTGCCCGGGACCACCTGCTGCCGCGCCAGCGGGAGCGAGCCGGGCTGACCGCCGACGAGGTCACCGTCGCCGACGAGGCCCTGGCCCGGATCGCGGGGGAGTACACCCGGGAGGCCGGCGTCCGGCAGCTCGAGCGGGCCCTGGCCAAGATCCTGCGCAAGGTGGCGGTGGCGCTGGCGTCCGACCCGGCACCGGTCCGGGTGGACACGGACAACCTGGCCCGCTACCTGGGCCGGCCGAAGTTCACCCCGGAGTCGGCGGAGCGGACGGCGGTGCCCGGCGTGGCCACCGGCCTGGCGGTCACCGGCGCCGGTGGGGACGTGCTCTTCATCGAGGCCACCAGCATGGAGGGCGAACCGGGGCTGACCCTGACCGGCCAGCTCGGCGACGTGATGAAGGAGTCCGCGCACATCGCCCTGTCGTACCTGCGCTCGAACGGGCGCCGGCTCGGGCTGGACCCGAACGCCCTCGCCGGGCGGCGGATCCACCTGCACGTGCCGGCGGGCGCGGTGCCCAAGGACGGCCCCAGCGCCGGCATCACCATGGTCACCGCCCTCGCCTCGCTGGCCAGCGGCCGACCGGTACGCCCCGAGTTCGGCATGACCGGCGAGGTCACGCTCTCCGGCCGGGTGCTGCCCATCGGCGGCGTGAAGCAGAAGCTGCTCGCCGCCCACCGGGCCGGCCTGACCGAGGTGATCATCCCGGCCCGCAACGAGCCGGACCTCGACGACCTGCCCACCGAGGTACGCGAGGCGCTGACCATCCACACCCTCGCCGACGTCGCCGACGTGCTCGCCCTGGCGCTGCGCCCGGCCGACGTCGACGCGGAGACCCTGGGCGGCCAGCCACTCGCCGCGGCCTGA
- a CDS encoding histone-like nucleoid-structuring protein Lsr2, with product MARKVITVLTDDLDGGKADRTVEFSLDGVAYTIDVSDENAGVLRKALDPYINAGRRMGRGALDAGRATRRPGRPATSGMDREQNRAIREWAAKNGYEISERGRIPVSVVEAYKNR from the coding sequence ATGGCAAGGAAAGTAATCACCGTTCTGACCGACGATCTCGACGGCGGAAAGGCCGATCGGACCGTCGAGTTCAGTCTGGACGGCGTGGCGTACACCATCGACGTCTCCGACGAGAACGCGGGCGTCCTGCGCAAGGCCCTGGACCCGTACATCAACGCTGGCAGGCGGATGGGCCGCGGAGCGCTCGACGCGGGCCGCGCCACTCGCCGCCCGGGGCGTCCGGCCACCTCCGGAATGGACCGCGAGCAGAACCGGGCCATCCGGGAATGGGCCGCCAAGAACGGCTACGAGATTTCCGAGCGGGGCCGCATCCCGGTCTCTGTGGTGGAGGCGTACAAGAACCGCTGA
- a CDS encoding DUF2726 domain-containing protein, with the protein MTGTGSEDGTWLRPITAGGTPLLTRAGQVVYASRRLSELVQGRPPGITGHQWSSAIREGFDQVVCAADSGRPVFAVEIAPPPAAGSPEQRAERMKNAVCAAVGLEVLRIESPTLRGADHGRRIVEYVIDARGYADAASPEPDSGEQPTVGFRDIIGRLPDGRSGHVNDLGALARAAAVEAYVNRQLADPIIRGLHVRWKNSPAEGWSWVEVRPGRCLLERVQLWDQRFSCGVDPARLAEDLAALAVGERLRDLDAAEPLLVDRDQLRRDLRLLAGRRDELDGGFAFDHLCAD; encoded by the coding sequence ATGACGGGCACCGGTAGCGAGGACGGCACCTGGCTGCGTCCGATCACGGCCGGGGGCACGCCGCTGCTCACCCGGGCCGGTCAGGTCGTGTACGCGTCGCGGCGGCTCAGCGAGCTGGTGCAGGGGCGTCCGCCGGGCATCACCGGCCACCAGTGGAGCTCCGCGATCCGGGAGGGTTTCGACCAAGTGGTCTGCGCCGCCGACAGCGGCCGGCCCGTGTTCGCCGTGGAGATCGCCCCGCCGCCGGCCGCCGGCTCGCCGGAGCAGCGCGCCGAGCGGATGAAGAACGCGGTCTGCGCGGCGGTCGGCCTGGAGGTGCTGCGGATCGAGTCGCCGACCCTGCGCGGCGCCGACCACGGCCGCCGCATCGTCGAGTACGTCATCGATGCGCGCGGCTACGCGGACGCCGCCAGCCCCGAGCCCGACTCTGGTGAGCAGCCGACGGTCGGGTTCCGCGACATCATCGGCCGGCTGCCGGATGGGCGCAGCGGCCACGTCAACGACCTCGGTGCCCTGGCCCGGGCCGCCGCCGTCGAGGCGTACGTGAACCGGCAGCTCGCGGATCCCATCATCCGGGGCCTGCACGTGCGCTGGAAGAACAGCCCCGCCGAGGGGTGGAGCTGGGTCGAGGTGCGGCCCGGACGGTGCCTCCTCGAGCGGGTCCAGCTCTGGGACCAGCGGTTCTCGTGCGGGGTCGACCCGGCCCGGCTCGCCGAGGACCTGGCCGCGCTGGCGGTCGGGGAGCGGCTGCGCGACCTCGACGCCGCCGAGCCGCTGCTGGTGGACCGGGACCAGCTGCGCCGGGACCTCCGGCTGCTGGCCGGCCGCCGCGACGAGTTGGACGGCGGCTTCGCGTTCGACCACCTCTGCGCCGACTGA
- a CDS encoding Asp23/Gls24 family envelope stress response protein: MTGTLPRRGRTAHAHADAAPGRTEDRACRLAEDATRHIPGVYAPAAVTVRADGQAARVYLDLLVGYGEHLPTITEAVRRRVAARIEAHTGLPVQGVTITVVDVVLPGEEPG; encoded by the coding sequence GTGACCGGCACCCTGCCCCGTCGCGGCCGCACCGCGCACGCGCACGCCGACGCGGCGCCGGGCCGGACCGAGGACCGCGCCTGCCGGCTCGCGGAGGACGCGACGCGACACATTCCGGGCGTCTACGCCCCGGCCGCGGTGACCGTCCGCGCCGACGGGCAGGCGGCCCGCGTCTACCTCGACCTCCTGGTGGGCTACGGCGAGCACCTGCCGACGATCACCGAGGCGGTGCGCCGCCGGGTCGCCGCCCGGATCGAGGCGCACACCGGCCTGCCCGTGCAGGGGGTCACCATCACGGTGGTGGACGTGGTCCTCCCCGGCGAGGAGCCCGGCTGA